TGCAGGTGGACTTGACATAGGGGAGGTTGGCGTCGCAGTTGATCATGGAATCGGCTCCACGTTGACGCAGACCCAGGGTGTGATTGGCGACGAGTTCGTTGCAGGCCCGTGCACAGCGCTGACACAATACACAGCGATTGTGGTTCATGATGAAGTAGCCCCGCGAGGCATCCAGGGGAAAGGGTTTGGTGAAAGTGGGATAGAACCAGTGATCGATTCCGTAGCGGTACCCCAGGTTCTGCAACTCGCAGTCCCCGCTTGCTTCGCAGAATGGGCAGAGATGATTCCGCTCGGAAAACAGCATGCCGAGGATGAACTTCCTGGCCGACACCACCCGAGGAGATTCCGTTTCGATCTCCATGCCTTCCGCGACAGGAAACGTGCAGGCGGTTTGGAGGCTTCGCTGTCCCTTGATTTCAACGACACATATCCGGCATGCTCCAATCGGATGGAGCTTCCGGTGATGACAGAGGGTGGGGATGTCAATACCCGCCTGCTGGGCCGCTTCGAAAATCGTGGCTCCCGGTGGCGCAAAGACCTCACTGCCGTTGATAATGCTTCGTATTTTTACCATATCTTGCTCCTCCTCTTTTATACGATAAACAGGAGACGCCGGTAGGCCCATTTATACGGCTCGGGTCATTCCGGGACAAAACCCAAAACTATTTTAAAAAATAACACCTTATAATGAAAATATCAATATCGATAAAGTCGCCTTATTGAAATATTGTCAAGAAAACTGAACCTGCATCAAGAAAAATAAAAAAGCGTTGATAACATCAGTGATGCCGTCAGTCAGATGAAGCGGAAGAAAGGAAGGGGGAAAATGACAACGATCGGGTTTCTGGAATGTCCGGATTTCGCCAGGGTCAGAAAAATTTTTAAGGAAGGCACGGAAAAAGGATCTCCGTGCCCGGGATGAGAAAAGGAAGGGGTTGACCGGTTTCGATCAACCCCTTGGAAAAAATCAAGAAACTTTCTGGGGTTCTGCTTCGTGATGATGTTTGGGCATCTCCGTCCCGCCCAGCTTCACGTCCTTGTGGGGGAGCGCAATCCCCCGTTTCGTGTAATGGGTGTGAAGGAGATGATGCGAAATCTCCCCGTTGGGTTCTCCAAGGAAGGTTTCATAAGCCTTTTTGATTGAGGGGTTTTCATGTGACTGACGAAACTCCTGAACCTGGCAGTCATCCGTATAAAGCGCCAGGGAGCGGAGTTCACGGATCTCGTTGGTCGTCGGGATCGGTCCGCCGCCGCCGGCGATGCAGCCGCCCGGGCAGGTCATGAACTCGATGAAGGCCCAGTCCGCCTCGCCGGCCCGGATCTTGTCGAGAATCTTCCGGGCATTGGCCATGCTGTGAGCGACCGCCACCTTGACGTTGCCCAGATCGCCGACTTCAAGGGCCGCTTCTTTCACGCCATCGAGACCACGGACGGGCGTGACGTTGAGATCCGGGAGGTTCCCGCCCGTTACAACGGCATAGACCGTTCTCAGGGCTGCTTCCATAACGCCGCCCGTGGCGCCGAAGATCGTCGCTGCACCGGTGTACTCACCCATAGGCGCATCGAAGCTTTCATCGGGCAGGTTGACGAAATCAATGCCCGCTTCCTTGATCATGCGGCCGAGTTCTCTTGTTGTGAGCACGTAGTCCACATCACGGAAACCCGAGGCGCACATTTCCGGCCGCTGACACTCGAATTTCTTGGCCGTACAGGGCATGATGGAGACCACAACGATGTCCTTGGGATCGATTCCCGCCGTCTTGGCATAATAGGTCTTGGCCATGGCGCCGAACATCTGTTGCGGCGATTTACAGGTGGAGAGATGGTCCAGCAGGTCCGGATAGAAGTGTTCGCAGAACTTGATCCAGCCGGGGCTGCAGGAAGTGATCATGGGAAGCTTTCCGCCGGTCTTGACCCGGGTCAGGAGTTCCGTTCCTTCTTCCAGAATGGTGAGGTCGGCGGCGAAATTGGTATCGAATACCTTGTCGAAGCCCAATCGCCTCAGGGCCGCGATCATTTTTCCCGTTACGAGGCTGCCGGGGGGCAGGCCAAGCTCTTCACCCAGGGTCGCGCGGACGGCGGGCGCCTCTTGAACGACCACATGCTTGGTGGGGTCTTCCAGGGCTTTCCAGACCTTGTCCACATCGTCCTTCTCATAGAGGGCTCCGACGGGACAGACCATGATGCACTGGCCGCAGGCGATGCAGTTCGTTTCCAGGAGCGGAAGATCGAAGGCCGGGGAGACTTTGACGTCGCTGCCGCGCCAGGAGGGCGTCAGCACGTTTACGGTCTGCACCTGCTCGCAGACGGTCACGCAGCGGTGGCAGTTGATGCACTTGCGGCTGTCGCGCACGACGGAGGGGCTTGACGTGTCGATCATGTCCTCTTTGGGGAAATCGGGATAGGGGAAACGCACTTCCCGCACCCCGGCGACCTCCGCCACTTTCTGGAGTTCGCAGTTGCCATTGCGGATGCAGTGGTTGCACTCCGTGGGATGGTTGGACAGCAGCAGTTCAACGACCATGCGACGGGCCATTCGAACCCGCTCCGTATTGGTATGGACAACCATGTTGTTGGCTGCTGGAAAGACACAGGAAGCCACGAGACTTCTCTGCCCTTCCACCTCGGTGACGCAGACGCGGCAGGCCCCGGGAAAGTGATTCAGTTCCTGGTAGGCGCAAAGCGTGGGAATCTTGATCCCCAGCTTCTTTGCTGCCTGCAGGATGGTCGTTCCCGGTTCTACCTGCACACTTTGGTTATCGATGATGACGTTTAACATTCCATTTGAAGTCATAATGTATCCTTCTCCTATCGAAAGGCGCTCCCGCCGGCTAAAGCCGCAAGGCTGACGATCCGGCGGGGAGCCGCCGAAACTTTGAGATTACAAGATCAGATCTTCGCGTCGCAGCGGATGCAGCGCGTCGCTTCCTTCATGGCCAAAGCCCGGGTGTAGCCCACTTCGACTTCCTGGAAATTGGCCTTTCTGGCAGAGGCTTCCAGTTCAGGCATCCGTGCCATGGGGAATTCCTCCGTATCTTCATCGATAATGAAGGGGATGGTGATCTCTTCTTCCGGAGGAGGCGTCCAGGCCGGTTCGCCGTTCTTCTTGCGGATGGAGGCGTCGATGTCATCGGCTGCCTGATGCCCCGCAGCAATCGCCTTGATGACCGTGCTGGGACCGGTGACGGCGTCGCCGCCGGCGAAGAACTTCGGGTTCGTCGTTCCGGAACGGAACCCATCGGTCCACACGTCGAAGGTGGACCACTTGTTCACGGCAACACCGCTTTCCTGAGGCACAAAGCTCAGATCCGGAGTCTGGCCGATGGCGGCGATGACGGTAGTCACGTCGAGGGTGAAGTTTGAGCCCTCGATGACCACAGGCCGCTTGCGTCCACTGGAGTCGTAATCGCCAAGCTTCATCCGCTGGCATTCGATGCCCGTGACCTTTCCGTCGGACCCGATGACCTTCAGAGGCGCAACGAGATACTCGATTTTGATGCCTTCATGCTCAGCCGCTTCAATTTCTTCCGCGGCGGCAGGCATGTCTTCCCGGAGACGGCGGTACAGAATGGTGACGTCGGCTCCAAGCCTTGACGCCGTGCGGGCGGCATCGATGGCGGAGTTTCCACCGCCGATGACGGCAACCCTGTCACCCAGCGATTTTCCACCGCCTGTCCAGGCCTTTTCATTCATGTTGAAGTCGCGCAGGAACTCGACGCCACCCCATACGCCCTGGAGGTTTTCGCCCTCGACGCCCATTCGCTGACTCTTATGGGCGCCCGGCGCCAGGTAGACCATATCGAACTCTTGATTTACGGCATCCCAGGAGATGTCCCGTCCAACCCGGACACCGCACTGGATCTCCACGCCGAGTTTCCGGATGTCATCGATCTCCTTGCCGAGGATTTCCCGCGGCAGGCGGTAGGAGGGGATTCCCCAACTGAGCATTCCGCCAGGTGTGGGAAGCTCTTCGAATACCTTGACGCTGTAACCGCGCAGGGCCAGATCCCTCGCGCAGGTAAGACCCGCGGGACCCGCTCCGATCACGGCGACTTTCTCCTTACGGGTCACGGCGACGGGTTTGATCTCGGGCCGAGGCGCCTGGTCGGTGATGTAGCGCTTCAGGAACTTGATGGAAACAGGCTCATCGAGGAGACCCCGACGGCACTTGGACATGCACTGGTGGTCGCAGACCCGGCCGCAGGCTGACGGGAAGGGGTTCGTTCTCAGCATCACCTTGTAGGCGTCCTCGAGGCGATCGTCGCGGACCAGGGCGACATAGGAGGGAATGTCCATGCCGATGGGGCAGGTGTGCTGACAGGGCGACTTGAAGAGGGCCGAGCAGACGGCGGCGCGGCATTTCTTGTCGCGGATGTGCTCCTCGTATTCATGCCGGAAGTACCGGAGGGTTGAAAGCAGGGGATTGGGGGCCGTCTGACCCAGGCCGCACAGGGCGGCGTCCTTGATCGTGTAGGCCATGGATTCGAGCAGTTCGATGTCGCCTTCTTTCCCATCGCCGTTGCAGATGTTGGTCAAGATTTCGAGCATCCGCTTCGTGCCTTCGCGGCAGGGGGTGCACTTGCCGCAGGACTCTTCCTTGCAGAAGTCCATGAAGAAGCGGGCCATATCCACGGCGCACTTGTCCTCGTTCATGACGATCAATCCGCCGGAGCCCATGATGGCGCCCAGTTCGGCAACCTTTTCGTAATCGACGGGGGCATTGAGGTGCTCTACAGGGATGCAGCCGCCGGAGGGACCGCCGAGCTGCGCCGCCTTGAACTTCTTGCCGCCGGGGATGCCGTTGCCGATGTCATAGATGATCGATCCCAGGGTCGTTCCCATGGGGACTTCCACGAGACCCACGTTGTTGACGTCACCGGTGAGGGCGAAAACCTTCGTGCCTTTGGATTTCTCGGTGCCCACACTGGCGTACCAGTCGCCACCGCGCAGCATGATCTGGCCGATGTTGGCCAGGGTCTCGACGTTGTTCAATACGCTGGGTTTTCCCCAGAGGCCGGCTTCGGCGGGGAAGGGCGGTCTTGGACGGGGCATCCCGCGCTTTCCCTCGATGGAGGTCATCAGCGCCGTTTCCTCGCCGCAGACGAAGGCGCCCGCGCCCTGGTAGATCTCGAGGTCGAAATTGAAGCCCGTATCCAGGATGTTTTCACCGAGCAGCCCCATCTCCCGGGCCTGTCCGATGGCTACGTTGAGGCGGTGGATGGCCAGGGGATACTCTGCACGGCAGTAGATGTAGCCTTTATTCGAGCCGATGGCCTTGGCGGCGATCGTCATTCCTTCCAGTACGGCATGGGGATCCGCTTCGAGGACGCTACGGTCCATGAAGGCCCCGGGGTCGCCTTCGTCGGCGTTGCAGAGCACATACTTGACATCACCGACAGAACGCTGGGCGAACTGCCACTTGAGGCCCGTCGGGAACCCGCCGCCACCGCGGCCGCGCAGGCCGGATTTGAGAACTTCCTGTACGATGTCTTCGGGAGTCATTTCGGTAAGGGCCTTGGCCAGGCCGGCGTAGCCGTCACGGGAAATGTATTCCTCGATGTTTTCCGGATCGATGAGACCGCGGTTGCGCAGTACCCGGAGATCCTGCAGGGCGAAGAAGGGGATTTCCTGCATGGTGGGGATTCCCTCTTCCTTGCCGGGTTCCTTATAGAAGAGCCTCTCGAGGGGGCGACCTTTTATAAAGTGTTCCTCGACGAGTTCGGAGACGTCCTCCGACTTGATGTTCATATAGACGATGCCCTCGGGATATACGACCATGATGGGACCCATGGCGCAGAAACCGTTGCAGCCCGTCTCAACAACCTTGATTTCATCGGAAAGGTTGCGCTTATTGAGCTCGTCGACAAGGGCCTCCTTGACGGCAATACTGCCCGATGCGTGGCATCCCGTGCCTCCGCAGACCAGTAAGTGCGAGCGAAAAACTTTCATTAATTCTGTTCCTCCTTGAAATGGATTCCACCATTGGGGGTTTTAAACCCCCGCCTCCCTAGCGAACGATCTCGGCGCCTTTTGCGAGGACAAAGGGTGTCTGAATTTCTCCTTCCATGACGTGGCGTTTGAACACCTGCCGCATCTTCATCTCATCCATCTTTTCGTATTTGATGGGCTCCTTGCCGACCAACTCGACGGTAACCAGGGGTTCCCGGCTGCACAATCCCATGCAGCCCGATGTGGTTACGGTGACGTCGGACACGGCGGCTTCCTCCATCTCCCGCATCAGGGCGTTGAGCACTTCACGCGCGCCCGAGGCAATGCCGCAGGTCCCCATGTGGACGGTGACCTTGGCCCGCTGTGCACCTTCGCGCAGGGACGTCTGGGACTGAACCTTCTCTTTGATCTTCTTGAGATCTTCAATCTTCAACTTCGCCATATTATTTACCTCTTCCTTCAGACTTAAGGATTTCGGGCCGGAGGAATAGGGAGCGGAAGATTCTGGTCCCCAATCCCGCTGGCATCAATCCGCTAAGCTTGGTTTTTATTCATATTCATCCAGAACCGCTTTCATCTTCTGCGCCTTTATCCGGCCATGGACATTTTCGTCCACCACGATGACCGGGGCAAGACCGCAGGCGCCTAGACAGCGGACCGTCTCATAGGTGAAACGCCGATCCTCTGTCGTTTCCCCTTCCCCGATGTGATAATTTTTCTCCATATTTTCCGCGAGGGCCTTTCCTCCGCGGCAATAACAGGCGGTGCCGAGACAGACCCGCACCGTGTGGCGTCCCCGCGGTTCCATCGTAAAGAAGGAATAAAAAGTGACGACGCCGTAAACTTGGGCCAATGGCAGGTTAAGCCCCTCTGCGATCCTTTTCTGGACCGGGAGGGGGAGATACTCGAGAACCACCTGCGCCTCTTCCAGACAAGGAATGAGACCTCCGGGTTTCCCTTTAAAGCGGGCGATGATCTCGTCCAGCTTTGCTACCTGTTCCTCTGTGAACTCCTGAAGTAATTCGCTGTTTCCGTTCTCCATGAAAACTCTCCTCTCTAAAAGGATGTTACGCCGCTGCCCCGATGTCGCTCAGTCCCTCCATGATGTGCTCACGGAGAAAATTTACGACCTCCGGATGGTTCAGCGGTACATCTTCTAATGCTTCTTTGATATTTCTGGTGTCGAGCAGGTATATCCTGCCTTGCACTTCGTGCCGATAGATGAGGTCGCTGCCTGGATTGCCCACAATAATCGCGATCAACACAGAGGGAATGTCGCCCATGGGTTGCCGATCGATATGGGAAAGGCCGAACTCGGCCGATATCACCGTTCCCACGCCCGGCTTCGAACGCAGAATCATCTTACCTCCCGTCCTTTCCGCCGCATCGGAAAGGAGGGGGAGCCCCATGCCTATCCTTCTGACCTTTTTGGTCGTATAAAAGGGATCAAGGGCCTTTTTCTGTTCTTCCGGCGACATGCCATGGCCGTTGTCGGTAATCCGCATCAGGAAGAGATCCCTTGTCTCGTCTTCCCGGATCAGGATGCGGATCAGCTTCGCCCCCGCACGGATGGAGTTTTCGGCGATGTCCAGAATGTGAAGCGCCAGCTCCAGCACGATCCTACTCCAGGATGTAGCGGCCTTCTTTCTTCTGGAAGGCCATTTTCAATTCATTGGTTGTTGGTTCCTTCAGAAAGGCCCGGGTGATTCCCTTCCCGATATCACCGATCACATGGGAATCGGAAGATTCGATAAAGGCAAATCCTGCAAGTTCGGGATAAAGGCGACGTGCCTGGGCAATGCCGGTCCGGCTTGATATTTCAAGGGCATCCAGGGGGATGTTTTCGGGGATAAACCCAAGCTGTCCGAGGATGCTGAAGCTTTCCCTGTCGATATGGGCGGCGATGGCGATGCCGTTTTGCGCATGGATCTCGTCCACAATCCGCTGAAGGGGAAGCTCCGTTGACCCGATCAGGAGTCGGTCACTCAACCCTTCCACTTCGTCATGATCGTTGACGATGGCCTGGCATCCAAAATACGCCTCGTCATTCTCTCCGGGCAGATGCCTGTAGACGAGGTCCTGTAATGTGCAGAGATTTTCAACCGTGTCAAAGAGCGCAAGGATATGCACTTCTTCACTGCTCGTGATTTCCATGCCGGCAAATACAGTCAGCCCGGTTGTTTCCGCGGCCTTCATGACATAAGGGACGTTTTCAGATGCGTTGTGGTCGCAGATGGCGATGATATCCAGGCGCTTGGCAAGAGACATCGCAACGATGGCCCGGGGATAGAGGTCGAGATCAGCACATGGTGAGAGGCAGGTATGAACATGAAAGTCACAGCGGAACTCCCTGATCATCGGTGGAACCCCTCGCGAACGGCTACTGTCCTCCCCGGGGTAAGGCATACTGCGAATGGTCACAAAAAAGACGGCCCTCCCCCTTTGTGCCGCTTCTTTACTATCAATTCTTGGTTTAGTCAATCATTTAGTCAATCATTAAATGATCATTTTGTGATTAATAATTGAACAATTGATTTTTTAGGCATTTCTATATAATTAGCTTAGAACCGATATTGAAAGTCGGCCGGTTCTTTGCTTATTAAAAATTGAATTCAGGGGAATGGGTGCGCAATGCTTCTTGTTACCATTTGTGTCGGCAGTTCCTGCTCGATCCGCGGTTCGGATGAACTGGCATCTGAAATCCAGCGTTTCATTGAGAAGGAAAATTTGGCGGACAGCATAGAGATTGTAGGAGCTTTCTGTATGGATGCCTGTTCAAAAGGGGTGTCCATCCGCGTCGGAGAACGCCAGTTCAGCGGCATTCTCCCTGAAGATGCCGAGTCCTTTTTTTACAGAGAGATTATGAGCTGTATCGACGGGCAGGCCGAAGGAAAACAAAACGATTAAGGGGGGGGATTTCCTGAAGTCAGGATTCCCTTAAGGATTATCTATGAATGAGGTTATCATCATCACCAATCCGGAACGCTGCCGTGACTGTTATCGCTGTGTCCGCAGCTGCGAGTTGAAGGCCATCCGAGTCAAGGATGGTCATGTGCAGGTTGTTCCGGAACTTTGCATCACCTGCGGTATCTGTGTCCGTGTCTGTCCCCAGAAGGCAAAGGATGTCCGTAGCACGGCGACCCTGGAGATCAAGCAGGCGAGGCTGGAAGGAAAGCGTCTGATCGCGTCGGTTGCACCATCCGCGCCGGCCTACTTCGGGTTCAACCATTTTTCAGAAATGGAGAGCGTCTTGAAATCGCTGGGATTTCATGCCGCGGAGGAAACCGCCGTCGGTGCGGAAATCGTTGGTCTGGCCCATCGGGAGTACATGGAGCAAAGACCGGAACACCGGCCGGTCATCACCTCATCCTGTCCGGTGGTCGTCAATCTGATCGAACAGTATCATCCCGACCTGATTCCTTACCTCGCCCCGATCGTTTCTCCGATGATCGCGCATGGGCGGTTGCTGGCGCAGAAATACGGACCCGATGCCTATATCGTCTTCATCGGTCCCTGTCTCGCGAAGAAACGGGAGATTTTTGACGAGCCTGTAGCGGGTGTGATTCACGCGGCCCTGACCTTTCGGGGGCTCCAGGCATGGCTTCAAGAGGAAGGAATAACCTGGCCGGAAAAGGAAGGGATCCAGGAGGAACCTCAAGAGGAGGCCGTTGCCCGGCTTTTCCCCATCGAAGGGGGGCTGATCGGCACGGCGAGGATGAACACGGATGTTTTGAATAATTCCGTCGTCATCACGACCGGATTGGAGGCTTGCCAGGATGTGCTCAATGAGATCCGGGCGGGGCAGTTGCGGGGCGTTCAACTGGTCGAGTTGATGGCCTGCAAGGGGGGGTGCATTAATGGGCCGGTCATGGCGGACGTGCC
This genomic interval from Syntrophus gentianae contains the following:
- a CDS encoding NADH-quinone oxidoreductase subunit NuoE family protein; this translates as MENGNSELLQEFTEEQVAKLDEIIARFKGKPGGLIPCLEEAQVVLEYLPLPVQKRIAEGLNLPLAQVYGVVTFYSFFTMEPRGRHTVRVCLGTACYCRGGKALAENMEKNYHIGEGETTEDRRFTYETVRCLGACGLAPVIVVDENVHGRIKAQKMKAVLDEYE
- a CDS encoding NADH-dependent [FeFe] hydrogenase, group A6; this translates as MTSNGMLNVIIDNQSVQVEPGTTILQAAKKLGIKIPTLCAYQELNHFPGACRVCVTEVEGQRSLVASCVFPAANNMVVHTNTERVRMARRMVVELLLSNHPTECNHCIRNGNCELQKVAEVAGVREVRFPYPDFPKEDMIDTSSPSVVRDSRKCINCHRCVTVCEQVQTVNVLTPSWRGSDVKVSPAFDLPLLETNCIACGQCIMVCPVGALYEKDDVDKVWKALEDPTKHVVVQEAPAVRATLGEELGLPPGSLVTGKMIAALRRLGFDKVFDTNFAADLTILEEGTELLTRVKTGGKLPMITSCSPGWIKFCEHFYPDLLDHLSTCKSPQQMFGAMAKTYYAKTAGIDPKDIVVVSIMPCTAKKFECQRPEMCASGFRDVDYVLTTRELGRMIKEAGIDFVNLPDESFDAPMGEYTGAATIFGATGGVMEAALRTVYAVVTGGNLPDLNVTPVRGLDGVKEAALEVGDLGNVKVAVAHSMANARKILDKIRAGEADWAFIEFMTCPGGCIAGGGGPIPTTNEIRELRSLALYTDDCQVQEFRQSHENPSIKKAYETFLGEPNGEISHHLLHTHYTKRGIALPHKDVKLGGTEMPKHHHEAEPQKVS
- a CDS encoding (2Fe-2S) ferredoxin domain-containing protein; the encoded protein is MAKLKIEDLKKIKEKVQSQTSLREGAQRAKVTVHMGTCGIASGAREVLNALMREMEEAAVSDVTVTTSGCMGLCSREPLVTVELVGKEPIKYEKMDEMKMRQVFKRHVMEGEIQTPFVLAKGAEIVR
- a CDS encoding [Fe-Fe] hydrogenase large subunit C-terminal domain-containing protein; the protein is MNEVIIITNPERCRDCYRCVRSCELKAIRVKDGHVQVVPELCITCGICVRVCPQKAKDVRSTATLEIKQARLEGKRLIASVAPSAPAYFGFNHFSEMESVLKSLGFHAAEETAVGAEIVGLAHREYMEQRPEHRPVITSSCPVVVNLIEQYHPDLIPYLAPIVSPMIAHGRLLAQKYGPDAYIVFIGPCLAKKREIFDEPVAGVIHAALTFRGLQAWLQEEGITWPEKEGIQEEPQEEAVARLFPIEGGLIGTARMNTDVLNNSVVITTGLEACQDVLNEIRAGQLRGVQLVELMACKGGCINGPVMADVPGGMFLARKKVMDYQAYRQPFPSIPREKWPVLARTYTDKKIILPEFSEEQIQEVLHRVNKYSPEDELNCGACGYSSCREKAIAVLRGMAEVTMCVPYMRNRSESLRQVVMDVSPNAIVIIDDKLTIQDMSPSAEQLFKCSLSDIKGKPLSDMVSEVRDFISVRDTGSPAIARVARLRDDIVVEQSIVRIEGQPLLVAMMRDITEQDRERKRFETLREKTLEQTREVVRKQMRVAHEIAHLLGETTAESKMIISHLTKLLEEE
- a CDS encoding NADH-ubiquinone oxidoreductase-F iron-sulfur binding region domain-containing protein, which codes for MKVFRSHLLVCGGTGCHASGSIAVKEALVDELNKRNLSDEIKVVETGCNGFCAMGPIMVVYPEGIVYMNIKSEDVSELVEEHFIKGRPLERLFYKEPGKEEGIPTMQEIPFFALQDLRVLRNRGLIDPENIEEYISRDGYAGLAKALTEMTPEDIVQEVLKSGLRGRGGGGFPTGLKWQFAQRSVGDVKYVLCNADEGDPGAFMDRSVLEADPHAVLEGMTIAAKAIGSNKGYIYCRAEYPLAIHRLNVAIGQAREMGLLGENILDTGFNFDLEIYQGAGAFVCGEETALMTSIEGKRGMPRPRPPFPAEAGLWGKPSVLNNVETLANIGQIMLRGGDWYASVGTEKSKGTKVFALTGDVNNVGLVEVPMGTTLGSIIYDIGNGIPGGKKFKAAQLGGPSGGCIPVEHLNAPVDYEKVAELGAIMGSGGLIVMNEDKCAVDMARFFMDFCKEESCGKCTPCREGTKRMLEILTNICNGDGKEGDIELLESMAYTIKDAALCGLGQTAPNPLLSTLRYFRHEYEEHIRDKKCRAAVCSALFKSPCQHTCPIGMDIPSYVALVRDDRLEDAYKVMLRTNPFPSACGRVCDHQCMSKCRRGLLDEPVSIKFLKRYITDQAPRPEIKPVAVTRKEKVAVIGAGPAGLTCARDLALRGYSVKVFEELPTPGGMLSWGIPSYRLPREILGKEIDDIRKLGVEIQCGVRVGRDISWDAVNQEFDMVYLAPGAHKSQRMGVEGENLQGVWGGVEFLRDFNMNEKAWTGGGKSLGDRVAVIGGGNSAIDAARTASRLGADVTILYRRLREDMPAAAEEIEAAEHEGIKIEYLVAPLKVIGSDGKVTGIECQRMKLGDYDSSGRKRPVVIEGSNFTLDVTTVIAAIGQTPDLSFVPQESGVAVNKWSTFDVWTDGFRSGTTNPKFFAGGDAVTGPSTVIKAIAAGHQAADDIDASIRKKNGEPAWTPPPEEEITIPFIIDEDTEEFPMARMPELEASARKANFQEVEVGYTRALAMKEATRCIRCDAKI
- a CDS encoding (2Fe-2S) ferredoxin domain-containing protein produces the protein MLLVTICVGSSCSIRGSDELASEIQRFIEKENLADSIEIVGAFCMDACSKGVSIRVGERQFSGILPEDAESFFYREIMSCIDGQAEGKQND
- a CDS encoding ATP-binding protein, giving the protein MLELALHILDIAENSIRAGAKLIRILIREDETRDLFLMRITDNGHGMSPEEQKKALDPFYTTKKVRRIGMGLPLLSDAAERTGGKMILRSKPGVGTVISAEFGLSHIDRQPMGDIPSVLIAIIVGNPGSDLIYRHEVQGRIYLLDTRNIKEALEDVPLNHPEVVNFLREHIMEGLSDIGAAA
- a CDS encoding PHP domain-containing protein, with protein sequence MIREFRCDFHVHTCLSPCADLDLYPRAIVAMSLAKRLDIIAICDHNASENVPYVMKAAETTGLTVFAGMEITSSEEVHILALFDTVENLCTLQDLVYRHLPGENDEAYFGCQAIVNDHDEVEGLSDRLLIGSTELPLQRIVDEIHAQNGIAIAAHIDRESFSILGQLGFIPENIPLDALEISSRTGIAQARRLYPELAGFAFIESSDSHVIGDIGKGITRAFLKEPTTNELKMAFQKKEGRYILE